A region of Synechococcus sp. MW101C3 DNA encodes the following proteins:
- a CDS encoding TrkA family potassium uptake protein, producing the protein MTQWWQWQGGSDTVSRSFAVIGVGRFGSAVCKELLRFDAEVLAIDNSQRAIDEMRQVDPAIEARVVDCTDEEALRAAGALDVGTVVVAISEPIEASITATLIVKDAPGSRVRQVIARATSDLHEKMLRRVGADRVVFPSKMQGTRLGMELVRPNLLERLRLDDRNSIEEIKVPSAFVGRSLRDLNLRKNHDVSVLAAGPQNHLTVNPPASHVLNEDELLVVMGSSEALEALPSH; encoded by the coding sequence ATGACCCAGTGGTGGCAGTGGCAAGGTGGCAGCGACACGGTATCGAGAAGCTTCGCCGTGATCGGCGTGGGCCGCTTCGGCAGTGCCGTCTGCAAGGAGTTGCTCCGCTTCGATGCGGAGGTGCTGGCCATCGACAACTCCCAGCGGGCGATCGATGAAATGCGCCAGGTGGACCCGGCCATCGAGGCGCGGGTCGTGGACTGCACCGATGAGGAAGCGCTGCGCGCAGCTGGCGCCCTTGATGTGGGCACGGTGGTGGTGGCGATCAGTGAGCCGATCGAGGCGAGCATCACCGCCACCTTGATCGTCAAGGATGCTCCCGGCAGCCGCGTGCGCCAGGTGATCGCGCGGGCCACCAGCGATCTGCACGAAAAGATGCTCCGGCGGGTCGGCGCCGATCGGGTGGTGTTCCCTTCGAAGATGCAGGGCACCCGGCTCGGCATGGAGTTGGTGCGGCCCAACTTGCTGGAGCGGCTGCGTCTCGACGACCGCAACAGCATCGAGGAGATCAAGGTGCCGTCGGCGTTCGTGGGTCGCTCGTTGCGCGATCTGAACCTGCGCAAGAACCACGACGTCAGCGTGCTGGCGGCCGGTCCCCAGAACCACCTCACCGTGAACCCGCCGGCCTCCCACGTGCTCAACGAGGACGAACTGCTGGTGGTGATGGGCAGCAGCGAGGCGCTCGAGGCCCTTCCCTCCCATTGA
- a CDS encoding peroxiredoxin produces MPLQLGDTVPDFTQDSQLGPINLYDFAGDSWVVLFSHPADYTPVCTTELGEVARLRPEWEKRNVKTIALSVDSAESHKGWIGDINETQCTIVDYPILADADKSVSDLYGMIHPKALNNLTVRSVFIIDPSKKLRLQITYPASTGRNFHEILRVIDSLQLTDHHQVATPVNWQQGDDCVVVPSISTEDARAKFPKGVTEVKPYLRMTPQPNT; encoded by the coding sequence ATGCCTCTTCAACTCGGTGACACCGTCCCCGATTTCACCCAGGACTCCCAGCTGGGTCCGATCAACCTCTACGACTTCGCCGGCGACAGCTGGGTCGTGCTGTTTTCCCACCCGGCTGACTACACCCCCGTGTGCACCACGGAGCTGGGTGAAGTGGCCCGCCTGCGCCCGGAGTGGGAGAAGCGCAATGTCAAGACGATTGCCCTGAGCGTTGATTCCGCCGAGAGCCACAAAGGCTGGATCGGCGACATCAATGAAACCCAGTGCACGATCGTTGATTATCCGATCCTGGCGGATGCGGACAAATCAGTGAGCGATCTGTACGGGATGATCCACCCGAAGGCGCTGAACAACCTCACCGTGCGTTCGGTGTTCATCATCGATCCCAGCAAGAAACTGCGTCTGCAGATCACCTATCCCGCCAGCACGGGCCGGAACTTCCATGAAATCCTCCGGGTGATCGATTCCCTGCAGCTCACCGATCACCACCAGGTGGCCACACCGGTGAACTGGCAGCAGGGCGACGACTGCGTCGTGGTTCCCTCGATCTCCACCGAAGACGCCCGGGCCAAGTTCCCCAAAGGCGTCACTGAGGTCAAGCCCTACCTGCGCATGACCCCCCAGCCCAACACGTGA
- the hflX gene encoding GTPase HflX codes for MGRVSGLRPAQKRRLERLSHRRHPEGGGAELLCLQRLAAEARELELPLSLVVDGRGLTRLLWVGPLEQSGRLIERLPGSERRQGSDLRLITCVGRKPGLEPLASEALVGLDLEPLVWLRYPDKAAAGGRWAAASYTISQEEGRPWALYREADLAELCEAADSPLPAEAANDAPGPAPQAGPERVLLLALIGEDGAASQRDIAELEGLVRSAGALPVGLIQQKRQQAAPQTLWGEGKLREAALEARRLGATLVVTDRDLTPVQARNLERLLDLPISDRTELILDIFAQRAASGAGRLQVELAQLRYRLPRLSGRGQSLSRQGGGIGTRGPGETQLEKDRRAIARRLDRLQREVQRLGEHRARLREGRQGVRRLALVGYTNAGKSSLLNALTRPVAGEEVLAENKLFATLDPTTRRLDLPDGQGGLVRLLITDTVGFIRALPPPLVEAFRSTLEETLDADQLLVVVDLSDPAWPQQLEAVNALLDTLGSTAPRQMVGNQIDRCDAQALELARTLHPTMLFVSATANFGLEGLRNWMITRVS; via the coding sequence ATGGGGCGTGTCAGCGGTCTGCGCCCCGCCCAGAAACGCCGCCTGGAGCGGCTGTCTCACCGCCGGCACCCGGAAGGGGGAGGCGCGGAACTGCTCTGCCTGCAACGGCTGGCCGCCGAGGCCCGTGAGCTGGAGCTGCCGCTGAGCCTGGTGGTGGACGGCCGCGGCCTCACCCGCCTGCTGTGGGTGGGGCCACTGGAGCAATCGGGCCGGCTGATCGAGCGACTGCCCGGCAGCGAGCGGCGCCAGGGGAGCGACCTGCGCCTGATCACCTGCGTGGGCCGCAAGCCCGGCCTGGAGCCGCTGGCCAGCGAAGCGCTGGTGGGGCTCGATCTGGAGCCGCTGGTGTGGCTGCGCTACCCCGACAAGGCCGCCGCGGGGGGGCGCTGGGCGGCAGCGTCCTACACCATCAGCCAGGAGGAGGGGCGCCCCTGGGCCCTGTACCGAGAGGCCGACCTGGCCGAGCTCTGCGAGGCCGCTGACTCGCCATTGCCCGCGGAGGCCGCCAACGACGCCCCGGGGCCGGCGCCCCAGGCTGGGCCCGAGCGGGTGCTGTTGCTGGCCCTGATCGGTGAGGACGGTGCCGCCAGCCAGCGCGACATCGCCGAGCTCGAAGGGCTGGTGCGCAGCGCCGGCGCGCTGCCGGTGGGCTTGATCCAGCAGAAGCGCCAGCAAGCGGCGCCCCAGACGCTGTGGGGGGAAGGGAAACTGCGCGAGGCGGCCCTGGAGGCCCGCCGACTGGGAGCCACCCTGGTGGTGACCGATCGGGACCTGACGCCGGTGCAGGCCCGCAACCTGGAGCGGCTGCTGGACCTGCCGATCAGCGACCGCACCGAACTGATTCTCGACATCTTTGCCCAGCGGGCCGCCAGCGGCGCCGGGCGTCTGCAGGTGGAACTGGCCCAGCTGCGCTACCGGCTGCCGCGGCTCAGCGGCCGCGGCCAGAGCCTCTCGCGTCAGGGGGGTGGCATCGGCACCCGGGGCCCGGGGGAAACCCAGCTGGAAAAAGACCGGCGGGCCATTGCCCGACGCCTCGACCGCCTGCAGCGGGAGGTTCAGCGGCTGGGGGAGCACCGGGCGCGCCTGCGCGAGGGACGCCAGGGCGTCAGGCGGCTGGCCCTGGTGGGCTACACCAATGCCGGCAAGAGCTCCCTGCTCAATGCCCTCACCCGCCCGGTGGCGGGGGAGGAGGTGCTGGCCGAGAACAAGCTGTTCGCCACCCTCGATCCCACCACGCGGCGGCTTGACCTGCCGGATGGGCAAGGGGGGCTGGTGCGGCTGTTGATCACTGACACGGTCGGCTTCATCCGCGCCCTCCCGCCGCCCCTGGTGGAGGCGTTCCGCTCGACGCTGGAGGAAACCCTCGACGCTGATCAGCTGCTGGTGGTGGTCGATCTTTCGGACCCGGCCTGGCCGCAGCAGCTCGAAGCGGTGAACGCCCTGCTCGACACCCTCGGCAGCACCGCGCCGCGTCAGATGGTGGGCAACCAGATCGACCGCTGCGACGCGCAGGCGCTGGAGCTGGCCCGCACCTTGCACCCCACCATGCTGTTTGTGTCAGCGACCGCAAACTTCGGCCTGGAGGGACTGCGTAACTGGATGATCACCCGGGTCAGCTGA